A stretch of the Tannerella serpentiformis genome encodes the following:
- the tgt gene encoding tRNA guanosine(34) transglycosylase Tgt, whose product MNFEVIQTDSRSKARAGRITTDHGVIETPIFMPVGTQGAVKAVHMAELQSEVGAQIILGNTYHLYLRPGVDTLERAGGLHRFNGWGGPILTDSGGFQVFSLADRRKLTAEGAEFRSHIDGSKHLFSPERVMDIERSIGADIIMAFDECCPGDADHAYAERSLNLTEQWLGRCLKRFKETEPRYGYHQSLFPIVQGCVYPDLRTRAAERVAEAGADGNAIGGLSVGEPTEVMYEMIELVNAILPADKPRYLMGVGTPVNILEAIERGVDMFDCIMPTRNGRNGQLFTARGTMNMRNRKWADDFSPIDPDGHCVVDLLHSRAYLHHLFRAEELLALQIASVHNLAFYLWLVGEARRHILAGNFTTWKAGMVKQLSERI is encoded by the coding sequence ATGAATTTTGAAGTGATCCAAACGGACAGCCGATCCAAGGCACGCGCGGGACGCATCACGACCGACCATGGCGTGATCGAAACGCCCATCTTTATGCCCGTCGGCACCCAAGGCGCGGTCAAGGCCGTGCATATGGCCGAACTCCAAAGTGAGGTCGGCGCGCAAATCATCTTAGGAAATACGTATCATCTCTACCTCCGCCCGGGTGTCGACACGCTCGAGCGCGCCGGTGGGCTGCACCGCTTCAACGGTTGGGGCGGCCCGATACTGACGGATAGCGGCGGCTTCCAAGTCTTTTCGTTGGCCGATCGCCGCAAGCTGACGGCCGAGGGCGCGGAGTTCCGCTCGCATATCGACGGCAGCAAGCATCTCTTCTCGCCCGAGCGTGTGATGGACATTGAGCGCTCCATCGGCGCGGACATCATCATGGCCTTTGACGAATGCTGCCCCGGCGACGCCGACCATGCCTATGCCGAGCGCTCGCTGAACCTTACCGAGCAATGGCTCGGCCGCTGCCTCAAACGTTTCAAGGAAACGGAGCCGCGCTACGGCTACCACCAAAGCCTCTTCCCGATTGTGCAGGGCTGCGTCTATCCCGACCTGCGCACCAGGGCAGCCGAACGCGTGGCGGAGGCTGGCGCAGACGGCAACGCGATCGGTGGGCTGTCGGTGGGTGAGCCTACGGAAGTCATGTACGAGATGATCGAGCTGGTCAACGCCATCCTACCTGCGGACAAGCCGCGCTACCTGATGGGCGTCGGTACGCCGGTGAATATCCTGGAGGCCATCGAGCGAGGCGTCGACATGTTCGACTGCATCATGCCGACGCGCAACGGACGCAATGGCCAACTCTTCACCGCCCGCGGCACGATGAACATGCGCAATCGCAAATGGGCCGACGATTTCTCTCCCATCGATCCGGACGGCCACTGCGTCGTGGACTTGCTCCATAGTCGCGCCTACCTGCACCACCTTTTCCGTGCCGAAGAGCTGCTGGCATTGCAGATCGCCTCGGTGCACAACCTCGCGTTCTACCTCTGGCTCGTCGGCGAGGCTCGACGACACATCTTGGCGGGCAACTTCACGACGTGGAAGGCCGGCATGGTGAAACAACTCTCGGAACGGATCTAA
- a CDS encoding M13 family metallopeptidase — MNRKYLQVAAIIPLMMTGNAQAQPAATPAGDAGIRIENLDKTADPAVDFYQYACGGWMKTHPLTGEYSRFGSFDMLAENNREQLKSLIEEIAGRKNEPGTVAQKIGDLYNLAMDSTRRNAEGVAPLKPWLDRVGAIKDKRELSTFLPELMLIGIDPFFSVYVEADVMDSKQNLFGTYQGGLSLGERDYYLENDESTTKVREAFKAHVVKMFEMFGYSKADARKRMEDVMRIETRLARSHFDKVKRRDPYANYHKMPVSGLQKLVPNIDWTKFLATLKVDIKELSVSQEEPMKEVSKVIAAEPLSAIKSYLEWKLIDNAASSLSDEVYALNFDFYGRVLSGKTEMQPRWKRAQGSVSGGLGEAVGELYVAKYFPPEAKERMVNLVHNLQKAYAARIEKLDWMSAETKQRALEKLNAFYVKIGYPDKWKDYSSLEIKPEETYLANMDRVSRFAVREMLDKATKPVDRDKWYMTPQTVNAYYNPTTNEICFPAGILQYPFFDMQADDAFNYGAIGVVIGHEMTHGFDDQGRQFDKDGNLKNWWTEADAKKFNERAKVMSDFYDSIYVAPGVHANGKFTLGETLADFGGLQIAYQAFKEATAGQPQEDKLGFTPDQRFFLAYSFVWAGNIRDEEILRRTKTDPHALGKWRVNGELPQIDAWYKAFGITESSPMFIPKEKRVTIW; from the coding sequence ATGAATCGAAAGTATTTACAAGTAGCAGCAATCATTCCACTGATGATGACAGGAAATGCACAAGCGCAGCCGGCAGCGACGCCGGCCGGAGATGCGGGTATCCGCATTGAGAATTTGGACAAGACGGCGGATCCTGCCGTCGATTTTTATCAGTACGCCTGCGGCGGCTGGATGAAGACGCACCCGCTGACGGGCGAGTATTCGCGCTTCGGATCGTTCGACATGCTGGCCGAGAATAACCGCGAACAGCTCAAGTCGCTGATCGAGGAGATAGCGGGGCGGAAGAATGAGCCGGGGACGGTGGCGCAGAAGATTGGCGACCTCTACAACCTGGCGATGGACAGCACGCGGCGCAATGCCGAGGGTGTGGCGCCGCTCAAGCCGTGGCTCGACCGCGTGGGCGCGATCAAGGACAAAAGGGAGCTCTCGACCTTCCTGCCGGAGTTGATGCTGATCGGCATAGACCCCTTCTTCAGCGTCTATGTAGAGGCGGACGTGATGGACAGCAAGCAGAACCTTTTCGGCACGTATCAGGGCGGCCTCTCGCTCGGCGAGCGGGATTATTACCTCGAGAACGACGAGAGCACGACAAAGGTCCGCGAGGCCTTCAAGGCGCATGTGGTGAAGATGTTCGAGATGTTCGGCTACTCGAAGGCCGACGCGCGGAAGCGCATGGAGGACGTGATGCGCATTGAGACGCGCTTGGCCCGGTCGCACTTCGACAAGGTCAAGCGCCGCGATCCGTACGCGAACTATCACAAGATGCCCGTCAGCGGCCTGCAAAAGCTGGTGCCGAACATCGACTGGACGAAATTCCTGGCCACGCTGAAGGTGGACATCAAGGAGCTGTCCGTCTCACAAGAGGAGCCGATGAAGGAGGTCTCGAAGGTGATCGCCGCCGAACCGCTCTCGGCCATCAAGTCGTATTTGGAGTGGAAGCTGATCGACAACGCAGCCTCGTCGCTGAGCGATGAGGTGTACGCGCTAAACTTCGATTTCTACGGCCGCGTGCTCTCCGGAAAGACCGAGATGCAGCCGCGATGGAAGCGCGCGCAGGGCAGCGTGAGCGGTGGCTTAGGCGAGGCCGTGGGCGAGCTCTATGTGGCGAAATATTTCCCACCCGAGGCCAAAGAGCGCATGGTGAACTTGGTGCATAACCTGCAAAAGGCTTACGCCGCACGCATCGAGAAATTAGACTGGATGAGCGCCGAGACGAAGCAACGGGCGCTGGAGAAGCTGAACGCCTTCTATGTCAAGATCGGATACCCGGACAAGTGGAAAGACTATTCGTCGCTGGAGATCAAACCCGAGGAGACGTATCTGGCCAACATGGATCGCGTGAGTCGCTTTGCGGTGCGCGAAATGCTGGACAAGGCCACCAAGCCGGTGGACCGCGACAAATGGTACATGACGCCGCAGACGGTCAACGCCTACTATAACCCGACGACGAACGAGATCTGCTTCCCGGCCGGCATCCTGCAATACCCCTTCTTCGACATGCAGGCCGACGACGCCTTCAATTACGGCGCTATCGGTGTTGTGATCGGTCACGAGATGACGCACGGATTCGACGATCAGGGTCGCCAGTTCGACAAGGACGGCAACCTGAAGAACTGGTGGACGGAAGCCGACGCGAAGAAGTTCAACGAGCGCGCCAAGGTGATGTCAGACTTCTACGACAGCATCTACGTAGCGCCCGGAGTACACGCCAACGGCAAGTTCACGCTCGGCGAAACGCTGGCCGACTTCGGCGGTTTGCAGATCGCTTACCAAGCCTTCAAGGAGGCTACGGCCGGCCAGCCGCAAGAGGATAAGCTCGGCTTCACGCCCGATCAGCGCTTCTTCTTGGCTTACTCCTTCGTCTGGGCGGGCAACATCCGCGATGAGGAGATCCTGCGTCGCACGAAGACCGATCCGCACGCGCTGGGCAAGTGGCGCGTTAACGGCGAACTGCCGCAGATCGACGCCTGGTATAAGGCTTTCGGCATCACCGAAAGCAGCCCGATGTTTATCCCGAAAGAGAAGCGGGTAACGATTTGGTAA
- a CDS encoding ArnT family glycosyltransferase yields the protein MRASALQYLYLQKPVTTIIVLCLVTILPWIATGDFSTKGEPREASVAVSMLETGNWTLPKVYADEFAYKPPMAHWMMALASLPGGRVTELTARLPSAVAYTVLGAMMLIFLGRRVRFQEAFIAVCVMLTCVEIHRAGMTARVDMVLTGFIVAALLQMYRWEEKLALKGLPVIIPLLLSGAVLTKGPVGIILPLFIFGTYLILLRRHSALQIFKALLYIGVSAAFLPLLWYIAAWRQGGDAFLNVVLAENFGRFFHLSEAAISYDLGHKEPIWYNFVTLVAGFLPWTLLLAFSLFGFNRKPNDKRGERPTLSGRVRHIGGALLAMDRVRLFSLVAAVCTLVFYTIPGSKRNVYLMPAYPFISLFVAQAMLYVAEHRSRCTRVFAAVLAVVGCAAFGVAVLTAAGALRPVEIVAKFTDRADTLETVSAVAQGFAHPSAGTIVILAILVLALLTVGYQMSRRINIKILYASLFLSVALNLFVDGAIMHNLRNLTSSREFADRIRSEFPAERDRIYVMNDLRAGFTNLYGLNFYLGNRFRNFDAERPAEGALLLADCDEDLLTERFGRLYTFRRIAHSTRRLSDVRSSVTLYRFERIRP from the coding sequence ATGCGCGCCTCCGCCCTTCAATACCTCTATTTGCAGAAGCCCGTGACGACGATCATCGTGCTTTGCCTCGTCACCATCCTGCCCTGGATCGCCACCGGCGACTTTTCCACCAAAGGCGAGCCGCGCGAAGCCTCCGTGGCCGTCTCCATGCTCGAAACCGGCAACTGGACCCTGCCGAAGGTCTACGCCGACGAGTTCGCCTACAAGCCGCCGATGGCGCACTGGATGATGGCCCTTGCCTCCCTGCCTGGCGGCCGCGTCACGGAGCTGACCGCCCGCCTCCCCTCAGCAGTGGCCTACACCGTGCTCGGCGCCATGATGCTCATCTTCTTGGGGCGGCGTGTGCGCTTTCAGGAAGCCTTCATCGCCGTCTGTGTCATGCTCACGTGCGTCGAGATCCACCGCGCCGGCATGACTGCCCGGGTCGACATGGTGCTCACCGGCTTCATCGTCGCCGCCCTCCTGCAGATGTACCGGTGGGAAGAAAAGCTCGCCCTGAAAGGCCTACCCGTCATCATCCCGCTTTTACTCAGCGGCGCCGTGCTCACCAAGGGGCCGGTCGGCATCATCCTGCCGCTTTTCATTTTCGGCACGTACCTCATCCTGCTCCGCCGCCACAGCGCCTTGCAGATCTTCAAGGCCCTGCTTTACATCGGAGTCAGCGCCGCCTTTCTGCCCCTGCTCTGGTACATCGCTGCGTGGCGCCAGGGTGGCGACGCGTTCCTCAACGTCGTTTTAGCTGAAAACTTCGGCCGCTTCTTCCACCTCAGCGAGGCCGCCATCTCCTACGACCTGGGGCACAAGGAACCCATTTGGTACAACTTCGTCACGCTCGTGGCCGGCTTCCTGCCCTGGACGCTCCTCCTTGCCTTCTCCCTCTTCGGCTTCAACCGCAAGCCGAACGACAAACGCGGCGAGCGCCCCACGCTCAGCGGCCGCGTGCGCCACATCGGCGGCGCCCTTCTGGCGATGGATCGCGTACGCCTTTTCAGCCTCGTCGCCGCCGTCTGCACGCTCGTCTTCTACACCATCCCGGGCAGCAAGCGGAACGTCTACCTGATGCCCGCCTATCCCTTTATCTCCCTCTTTGTGGCGCAGGCGATGCTCTACGTGGCCGAACACCGCTCCCGCTGCACACGCGTCTTTGCCGCCGTTCTGGCCGTCGTCGGCTGTGCCGCATTCGGCGTGGCCGTGCTCACCGCTGCCGGTGCCCTGCGCCCGGTGGAGATCGTCGCCAAATTCACTGACCGCGCCGACACGCTCGAGACGGTCAGCGCCGTTGCGCAAGGCTTTGCCCATCCCTCGGCCGGCACGATCGTCATCCTCGCCATCTTAGTCCTGGCCCTGCTGACGGTCGGCTATCAAATGTCGCGGCGGATCAACATCAAGATCCTCTACGCCTCGCTTTTCCTGAGCGTCGCCCTGAACCTCTTCGTCGACGGCGCCATCATGCACAACTTGCGCAACCTCACCTCCTCGCGCGAGTTTGCCGACCGCATCCGCAGCGAGTTTCCGGCCGAGCGGGATCGGATCTACGTCATGAACGACCTCCGCGCGGGCTTCACCAACCTCTACGGCCTCAATTTTTACCTCGGCAACCGCTTCCGCAACTTCGACGCCGAACGTCCCGCCGAGGGTGCCCTCCTCTTGGCCGACTGCGACGAAGATCTGCTCACTGAGCGCTTCGGCCGGC
- a CDS encoding DUF4834 family protein: MLTFFLFFVFVVVFLVVMLGTSVLRIIRALFFGGRGPYSAGNPYASGGTSAGGASDTSSRSYSSRTFIEEDETVPHRKKVFADDEGEYVDYEEIR; this comes from the coding sequence ATGCTTACGTTTTTTCTATTCTTCGTCTTCGTCGTTGTCTTCCTCGTTGTGATGCTCGGCACGTCTGTGTTACGGATCATCCGGGCGCTCTTCTTCGGCGGCCGTGGTCCCTATAGCGCGGGCAATCCGTATGCCTCGGGCGGCACATCCGCTGGTGGCGCCTCAGACACCTCGTCGCGGTCGTATTCGTCTCGCACCTTTATTGAGGAAGACGAAACGGTGCCCCACCGGAAGAAAGTCTTCGCCGACGATGAAGGCGAATACGTCGATTATGAGGAGATACGCTGA
- a CDS encoding MIP/aquaporin family protein, producing MKKYLAEMIGTMVLVLMGCGVAVSLNCSSDCADTANAGTVLGTALAFGLSVVAMAYTIGGISGCHINPAITLGMLLSRRISAKDAGMYMLFQVIGAIIGACVLWLLTSGTESLAGGTGANDLQGGISVTSGLLAEIFFTCVFVLVVLGATARTNGATSGFAGLAIGLSLVLVHLVCIRYTGTSVNPARSIGPALFQGGSALANLWIFIVGPFVGAALAAFIWRVIDPDKAA from the coding sequence ATGAAGAAGTATTTAGCTGAGATGATCGGCACGATGGTGCTGGTCTTGATGGGCTGCGGCGTGGCTGTCAGCCTGAATTGTTCGTCCGACTGTGCCGACACGGCCAACGCAGGCACAGTCCTCGGTACGGCACTGGCGTTCGGCCTCTCCGTGGTAGCGATGGCCTACACCATTGGCGGCATCTCGGGGTGCCACATCAACCCGGCCATTACGCTGGGCATGCTCCTCAGCCGACGGATAAGCGCCAAGGACGCGGGCATGTACATGCTGTTTCAGGTCATTGGTGCCATCATCGGCGCGTGTGTGCTGTGGCTGCTGACGTCGGGCACCGAGTCGCTTGCAGGCGGCACGGGCGCTAACGATCTCCAAGGCGGTATTTCGGTCACGAGCGGACTGCTGGCCGAGATCTTCTTTACCTGTGTCTTTGTGCTGGTTGTGCTGGGCGCAACGGCTCGGACGAACGGCGCCACGTCGGGCTTTGCTGGCCTGGCCATCGGCCTGTCGCTCGTGCTTGTCCACCTCGTCTGCATCCGTTATACGGGTACGTCCGTCAACCCGGCACGTTCCATCGGCCCGGCGCTCTTCCAAGGCGGATCGGCACTGGCTAACCTGTGGATCTTCATCGTCGGCCCGTTCGTCGGTGCAGCGTTGGCGGCCTTTATATGGCGCGTCATCGATCCAGATAAAGCGGCCTAA
- a CDS encoding LptF/LptG family permease has translation MLRIPSLKLTRIDRYIIGKFLGTYVFTILLVIAITVVFDFNEKIDHFVGARATATLRGIVFEYYLNFIPYFISIFSPLFTFIAVIFFTSKLADKSEIIATLACGVSFRRLMRPYLIAAAIIASANYLLNAYIIPPANIVRINFQNKHIRDKKVSSAHNIQLEVEPDVFAYFDRYDAIASMGYRFSLDRFKDKNLVSRLTAESIQYDSLYRWTILNYVIRDFDGMREHITTGERKDTTLTFMPSDFLISEGDCETMTMPQLAAHIRRQKERKLSNTQFFEIEYHQRIATTLSFFILTVIGASLSSRKIKGGMGLNIGIGFALSFSYILFSKITSTFAISGYVSPMIAVWIPNIIYLFITIHLYRKAPR, from the coding sequence ATGCTACGTATCCCCTCTCTCAAACTCACGCGGATAGACCGATACATCATCGGTAAATTCCTCGGCACGTATGTCTTCACCATCCTGCTGGTGATCGCCATCACCGTCGTCTTCGACTTCAACGAGAAGATTGACCATTTCGTCGGCGCCCGCGCCACGGCTACGTTGCGCGGCATCGTCTTCGAATACTACCTCAACTTCATCCCCTACTTCATCAGCATTTTCAGCCCGCTTTTCACCTTCATTGCCGTCATCTTCTTCACCTCGAAGTTGGCCGACAAGTCGGAGATCATCGCCACGCTGGCTTGCGGCGTCAGCTTCCGTCGCCTGATGCGCCCCTACCTCATCGCTGCGGCCATCATCGCCTCGGCGAACTATCTGCTGAACGCCTACATCATCCCCCCGGCTAACATCGTCAGGATCAACTTTCAGAACAAGCACATCCGCGACAAGAAAGTCTCGTCGGCCCACAACATCCAGCTCGAGGTCGAGCCGGACGTCTTCGCCTACTTCGATCGCTACGACGCCATCGCCTCGATGGGCTATCGCTTCTCCCTCGACCGCTTCAAGGACAAGAACCTCGTTTCGCGCCTCACCGCCGAATCCATCCAGTACGACTCGCTCTACCGGTGGACCATCCTCAACTACGTCATCCGCGACTTCGACGGCATGCGCGAGCATATCACCACCGGCGAACGTAAGGACACGACGCTCACCTTCATGCCCTCCGACTTCCTCATCTCCGAGGGCGACTGCGAGACGATGACCATGCCGCAACTTGCCGCCCACATCCGCCGACAGAAGGAGCGCAAGCTGAGCAACACCCAGTTTTTCGAGATCGAGTATCACCAACGCATTGCCACCACGCTCTCCTTCTTCATCCTCACCGTCATCGGCGCCTCGCTTTCCTCGCGGAAGATCAAGGGCGGAATGGGCCTCAACATCGGCATCGGCTTCGCCCTCAGCTTCTCCTACATCCTCTTCTCCAAAATCACCTCCACCTTCGCCATCAGCGGCTATGTCAGCCCCATGATCGCAGTCTGGATCCCGAACATTATCTACCTCTTTATCACCATCCACCTTTACCGCAAAGCCCCGCGGTAA
- a CDS encoding CD225/dispanin family protein: MEKEYYYLKNGMKQGPFTLDALKKEPIDPDTQVYHSEALDFAPARTFPELQSFFAEDRGTTVDESNYNRREPNYNTSASTPSPQTAFEAAGNSASSSTTYNPNMQRPPMPENYLVWAIIVTICCCLPLGIVSIINATKVSSAYAVGDYVGAEKASKDAKKWAIWGAVSGGVFVLLYLLFVVVVAAAGFMDA, encoded by the coding sequence ATGGAAAAGGAATATTATTACCTCAAGAACGGCATGAAGCAGGGCCCTTTCACCCTCGATGCTTTGAAGAAAGAACCTATCGATCCCGACACGCAAGTGTATCATTCCGAGGCGCTGGACTTTGCGCCTGCACGCACGTTCCCCGAGTTGCAGTCCTTCTTCGCCGAGGACCGCGGTACCACCGTCGACGAGTCGAACTACAACCGTCGCGAGCCAAACTACAACACCTCGGCCAGCACCCCGTCGCCACAGACGGCTTTCGAGGCTGCCGGTAACAGTGCCTCCTCCTCTACGACCTACAACCCGAACATGCAGCGCCCGCCGATGCCGGAGAACTACCTCGTTTGGGCCATCATCGTCACCATCTGCTGCTGCCTTCCTCTCGGCATTGTGTCCATCATCAATGCAACAAAGGTCAGCTCGGCCTATGCCGTAGGTGACTATGTGGGCGCCGAAAAGGCCTCGAAAGACGCTAAGAAGTGGGCCATCTGGGGAGCCGTCTCCGGAGGCGTCTTTGTGTTACTCTACCTCCTCTTTGTTGTTGTAGTCGCCGCTGCAGGGTTCATGGATGCCTAA
- a CDS encoding leucine-rich repeat domain-containing protein — MKKRAIMLLAVMVCLTCAARLVGQPFHAGEIAQLRAFLRQNAADEGRKNFQQLGIADTNAIDWATVTGLTWGPGGRLTAIIWNDKYLAGDLDLSGFDSLRVLRCQVNNLTSLLLTRDSALVHVDCYDNLLTRMDITTNVNLQHFCCRYNRIATLDVTRNPRLTFLCLSGNPFTRFDLSNNPLLTEFYAAKCSLEEIDFSRNPLLKLVSVRSNKLKRLDVSNLANLQQLFCYDNQLTELNVKGCKSLLRLAAYDNRLTRLDLSDCRALQNLPLYNNAIAELDVSACPYIDFISTMNNGMHTLKLPLLPLKTLEIMCESNRFTFSALPKPMYLRSYTPQARRTITAPADRVDLSSEYTVQGATSVYTWRDGTTEVTPTQSHEGRFSFPAALSGHTLTCEVTNAAYPKLTLTYDVTLTAPTANVLLVANDARPTVHSERGLLIVTSERPLTARVYTLTGVQVGTLRVQRGEASLALPPGLYIVSLSDGTARKVVVE, encoded by the coding sequence ATGAAAAAGCGAGCCATCATGCTGCTCGCCGTCATGGTCTGCCTCACGTGTGCCGCGCGCCTCGTGGGGCAGCCTTTTCATGCCGGTGAGATAGCTCAACTGAGGGCCTTCCTGCGGCAAAACGCCGCCGACGAGGGCCGGAAAAACTTTCAGCAGTTAGGCATAGCCGACACCAACGCCATCGATTGGGCTACGGTGACGGGCCTGACGTGGGGGCCGGGTGGACGACTGACGGCGATCATTTGGAATGACAAGTATCTGGCGGGCGATCTGGATCTCTCCGGCTTCGACTCGCTGCGCGTGCTGCGTTGCCAGGTGAACAACCTCACGTCGCTGCTCCTGACGCGCGATTCAGCACTGGTGCATGTGGACTGTTACGACAACCTGCTGACGCGCATGGACATCACCACGAACGTCAATCTCCAGCACTTCTGCTGTCGCTACAACCGCATCGCCACGCTCGACGTGACGCGCAACCCGCGCCTCACGTTCCTCTGCCTGAGCGGCAACCCATTCACGCGTTTCGATCTCTCAAACAACCCCCTTCTGACGGAGTTTTACGCCGCCAAATGCAGTCTGGAGGAGATTGATTTCTCGCGCAATCCGCTCCTCAAACTCGTCTCTGTGCGCAGCAACAAACTGAAGCGCCTCGACGTATCGAACCTGGCCAACCTGCAGCAGCTCTTTTGCTACGACAACCAGCTGACGGAGCTGAACGTCAAGGGGTGCAAGTCGCTCCTGCGCCTGGCTGCCTACGACAACCGACTGACGAGGCTCGACCTCTCCGATTGTCGCGCGCTGCAAAACCTGCCGCTCTACAACAACGCCATCGCCGAGCTTGACGTCTCGGCCTGCCCCTACATCGACTTCATTTCCACCATGAACAACGGCATGCACACGCTCAAGCTACCCCTGCTGCCGCTCAAGACGTTGGAGATCATGTGCGAGTCGAACCGTTTCACCTTCTCCGCGCTGCCCAAGCCGATGTATCTCCGCTCTTACACGCCGCAGGCGCGGAGGACGATTACGGCGCCGGCTGACAGGGTCGATCTTTCGAGCGAATACACCGTGCAGGGCGCCACGTCGGTCTACACCTGGCGCGACGGCACGACGGAGGTCACCCCGACCCAGTCGCACGAGGGACGCTTCTCCTTCCCCGCCGCACTGTCTGGCCATACGCTCACTTGCGAGGTGACAAACGCGGCCTACCCGAAGCTCACCCTCACGTACGACGTGACGCTTACCGCGCCCACGGCCAACGTGCTCCTCGTCGCCAACGATGCCCGTCCGACGGTGCACTCCGAGCGCGGACTGCTCATCGTCACCTCCGAACGCCCTTTGACGGCGCGTGTGTACACCTTGACGGGCGTGCAAGTCGGCACGCTCCGTGTACAGCGCGGCGAAGCCAGTCTGGCGCTCCCGCCCGGCCTCTATATCGTCTCCCTGAGCGATGGCACGGCGCGCAAGGTGGTGGTGGAGTGA
- a CDS encoding DUF3256 family protein yields MRKRWIAMVLAAAMSAAAQAQDVAELFVKMPDTQLVLLNEASRKTLVDMHRAGEKATVNNEMGGMAEIWKMTDDYLWLETSMGNFIQIRRLPLVNHTYVICLITSVGIVRQGQDSRVEFFTTDWTPLPTEGMYRPATMRDFLRADADTTSEDFKEICAAADIDLFHYKLSPDDLTMSVRYNTPKYFDQALQEKANRFFIDGWKVYTWRNGRFEESGITAK; encoded by the coding sequence ATGAGGAAGCGTTGGATCGCAATGGTTTTGGCGGCGGCTATGTCGGCAGCTGCGCAGGCGCAGGACGTAGCGGAGCTGTTTGTGAAGATGCCCGATACGCAATTGGTTTTACTCAATGAGGCGAGTCGGAAGACGCTCGTGGACATGCATCGGGCTGGCGAAAAGGCGACCGTGAACAACGAGATGGGCGGTATGGCCGAGATCTGGAAGATGACGGACGACTACCTGTGGCTGGAGACGAGCATGGGAAATTTCATCCAAATACGGCGGCTGCCGTTGGTGAACCATACGTATGTGATCTGCCTGATCACGTCGGTGGGGATCGTGAGGCAGGGGCAGGACTCGAGGGTGGAATTTTTCACCACGGACTGGACGCCGCTGCCGACCGAGGGGATGTATCGCCCGGCCACGATGAGGGACTTCCTCCGGGCGGATGCGGACACGACGTCGGAGGATTTCAAGGAGATCTGCGCGGCGGCGGACATCGATTTGTTTCACTACAAGCTGTCGCCCGACGATCTGACGATGAGCGTGCGATACAACACGCCGAAATATTTCGACCAGGCGTTGCAGGAGAAGGCGAATCGGTTTTTCATCGACGGATGGAAGGTCTACACCTGGCGCAACGGGCGGTTTGAGGAGAGCGGGATAACCGCAAAATGA
- a CDS encoding DUF2752 domain-containing protein, whose protein sequence is MPHPTRRRLLILSLPLLLIALTIIYYRVSPTTSVFFPKCAFLLLTGLKCPGCGSQRAVHALLHADLASAFAHNALLVLSLPYLALLIGARLYVYLHPASSLRSTLESPLAIRTYFVITIAFWIARNVFGF, encoded by the coding sequence ATGCCACACCCTACTCGTCGACGACTGCTGATCCTTAGCCTGCCGCTACTGCTGATCGCGCTGACCATCATCTACTACCGCGTCAGCCCGACCACCTCGGTCTTCTTCCCCAAATGCGCGTTCCTCCTGCTGACTGGACTCAAATGCCCCGGCTGCGGTTCGCAGCGCGCAGTCCACGCCCTGCTGCACGCTGACCTCGCGTCGGCCTTCGCGCACAATGCCCTGCTCGTCCTCTCCCTGCCCTACCTCGCCCTACTGATCGGCGCCCGCCTCTATGTCTATCTCCACCCCGCGAGCAGCCTCCGATCCACCCTCGAGAGCCCTCTGGCCATCCGCACCTACTTCGTCATCACCATTGCCTTTTGGATCGCCCGCAACGTGTTCGGGTTCTGA